The genomic stretch TGCAATAGTCATCGAGGCATGGACCAACCCGAACCTTAAAAACCCTTGAAAAGAATTCAAGAATCTTCGTGTCATAGTATTTATCCAAAATGAAGAGTTGGGAACCAAACAGGTCAACCTTATCATGTAGTATGCAGCTGCTGGAGCTCACCCATTGTCCACCACCACTTGGGATCCAAATCCACTCTGCAGCTTCATCATCAGCCTTCCATTTATGTTCATTCAGGAACAGGTACACTCTTGAAATAGTAATAATATCAGAGTGACACTTAATATGAAGCGCCAGTAACATGCATGCTTGAGTGGCATTCACAGATACACCAATTTCTTTAAGCACCCTTTTATAAGATGTAAGCTCAGATCCATAGAAGATGTCATCAATAAAGGGACCGTCTTTCCTTGGCAAACTCCACTTGGGATCAAAGAGAATGCTTTCTTCTGGAGATCTGTATCCAAGAACTGTTTTTATCCATCTACTTTTCATCCTTTGCTTGAACTCCATAGGAAGAGATTCTGCATTTTCCTTCAGATTGAGAATGCACTGTAGCAAGGATATAATGCTAACTGGATTAATGATAGAAGGATCTCTGGGAAGGTTGATACTATCTATGACAAGTTTAGCTCCCTCTTTGAAGTCAACTACAACCCCAAGGGCCTTGAGCTCATTTTTGAAATCATTGATCTTATTGGAGTAACCATAGAATGCAGAATTACCGTCGATAAATGGAAGATTTGTTATAGTTGAGATAGGCTCCCACTCTGGACTAAATAGGATTGAAGCTTTTGGAGATCTGAATCCATGATTAGTATACAACCATTCCTTCCCAAGGGAGAAAGGGAAAAGATCATGTGTCAATGTAATTTCCTTTTTTACaaactgcctataacatgataaCAGTGCAAGAACATTTTTGTTTGTGATAGATCTTCCCTCTAAAAGATGATTCAATCGAAATGCAATAGCTTCTAAGAAGTCATCTATGGTTACTGCTACTCCAACTTTCTTTAGCTCTTCCTGATATGACCTGATTCTACCGTCATACATTGCCTCATCTATTACCGGAATGCCACTGACAACCTGAAGAAGGCATTCCCATTCTAAGACGGCCAGAAAAGATTCACCTGGATTTTGATAGCCAAGCTGGGTCTTCAACCATTCAGTCTGTGATAACTTTATGAAGAGATCATCAGGAATGCAAGCATTTCGTATGCAATCAAGTATGAAAATGGCAGCATCAGCAGATGCATAGCTTGAAGGCATTTCGAAGTTATCAACCACAATCTGATAATTTTTGTTGAATCCAACTAAAACACCAAATAACTGCAGCTCAATCTTGTAATCAGCAATCTGCTCGCCATAGAAAGAAGTGTcaatgaaggggagattactgaCATGTGAAGCAAGTGTCCATTCTGAATCAAGCAACAATATGGATTCTGATGCTAATCTGAAACCAACTGATGTTTTTAGCCATCTTGCAGTTTTGGTGCTCTGAATTAGATAGTCAGGGGACAAGCTTACCTCTCCCAAATATCTGACCAAATTGAGCAATGAAAAGACTTTTGCTCGGGTTAAGGCGGAATCAGCTGTTGCAGTCCTGATATGGCTACCAATATATTCTGATGCGTCCATAAAATCAAATCTGACTCCAATTTCTTTAAGTTCTTCAGTGTACTCTGTTATCTTTTCACCATAAAAATCTTTCAGGATTAATGGTATGTCAACAAGTGTTGATGCTACCTGAAGTAGTCTTCCCCAACCTGAGCTCGGCAAGAATGACTCAGAAGGTGGACTGTAACCAATTGATGTCTTCAACCAGCTTCCAGTTTTGATGCTGCTAAAAAAGATCTGCAGCTTACAATTAGTTCCACGAGATCTTATATTTCTAATCCATTCAAGTAACAAGAATGCATTGTCTTTTGTCAAAGGAGAGTAAACAGTTTTGAAAGCTGCATTTGGAGGATAAACTTGTGGAACATCAGAGGCCTTTTcatgttgctgtaggaacttcaAAATCTGTCCTTCACATGTAACATTTCCTGCAAAATTGGCAGTGGCCAAATACTCACTGCTCAgtacaaaatatttttcagccCTCCAAGGATTTGAACCCATTAACATTATCCATTTGCCCATGCTGGCCGGCACAAGGACTTCTGTCTTTTCGAGTATCACTTTTCCATACTCATCTACTATTGGCAAGCAAGAGACCAATGTGTTTATGCACCATTCCTTAGCATAATTACACTTATGAGAATGATATAGAAAATGAGTGAAGGCTATGACATGCTTGCTACGAGTTAGTGACTTGATCACGATTGATCCATAGTCAGAAAGACTTAAACTCTGCAGCTTCACAGAATCCTTGAGCCAATTCATTACACTTGATTTTGCCATTCTTAAAGACAATTGCGTGGTTTGCGGCATAAAATATAGTTTTGAGACAGATATGAACTCCCGATTCCAGTTGATAAGCCATGTGATGATCTCATCATTGTTGGCAATACATAGCTTCTTATTACCTTCTGCTGCTTGTGATACACTTAACAAAGATATGTTGCCAGTGGCATCAATAAACCTTAACAGAGGTAAGTCCTTAAAACAAGAGTTCCATTTCAGAGCAATGAAGTGTAGAAGCTCTACATAAATATCATCAGGCATTCCCTTTGCAAGATTGAAACCCCGAATGACTGATGCATACCATGCTAGATCAACGTAGCCCACTCCCAGAAATCTTAGTACATTATTATACTCATCATTATCCAAGTAGGCATTCACAATATGACTTCCATGTGAATGCAGGTTAAGTATATCAACACCAGACTTCTGTGCTTTAATTAGAACACGCCAAAATGCATGAACAAGCCTCTTAATTTCACTGGGCTTACAGAACATCTTTTGAGAGTTGTTTAATTCACATGGTATTATACGCTTAGTAATGATTTTTTCTTTAATGGATTGTCTCACACGATCTAGCAACTTGATATGAGATTCCTCCACTGGTATGAAATTGAACAAGAAGGGAATGGAAAATGAGGGTGCCTCATGTGCTCCTTTAATTAGTGTAGTGAAAGCATTCGTGAATGCAGAAGGTACACAGTTAAGAATTCCTTCATTCCATGGGCTATTTAGCTGTATCGATTCCCTTGAAGAAACTAGAAGGAAATCTGCCTGGATTATAAATGGGAAACCAGTCTCCATCTCAATAGGAAGAAAAGAATACACACCAGACTTTCGCATCCCGCGGTTCAACCGCTTTCCAAAGGGAAAAGCCAGAGTAATCACCCATTCATCAACTTCAGCCCTCTTCTTTGAAATGCATTCGCGTTTTACAGGGAACCTTTGCTTCCACATGTAGTAACAGCATTGTTCCTCATCACCCTTGTCGCCCTCTTGAGCAGTAAGATGGAGAGGATATGATTCTGCATTGAAATTCCTTCTCTTTTGGCAAGTGTCTTCACCAGATATAGAGATCTTGCAGCCAGTATTACAGGCTGAATCATCGTTATCTCTCCTCACGGATAGTTGcctaatttttgaaagaaaaagcaGGACCTCCGGTTGTAAATTTGATAGTTGTTGCTTCACAGCTGACTCTTTTTCAATCTTCAAAGGCAAGATTATAATAGTTGTAGGAAGGCTTTCCGAAGGACCATATAAATTTTGCAAATCAGAAAGGCTCGGATTCTGGTCAACCCACTCAGGCACAATGTAGCCTAGGTTGCAATCAGGTGATGGTTCCTCATTGAAGCATATTTGATACCCATTGCTGAAGATATAGGGCTTACTGGATATCAGAAAGACACTTTTAAATCCTATGCCTGAAAATTCATAAACAAATATTGTCATGGTCAAACTCTAACACTAAGCATTTAACAAAGTAtggaacaagtgaaataaatatGCTTATAATGTTACCATGAAACTGGATTCCAGATGCTCATCTAGTTCAACCATGAAGCAAGAAGATACGATCTAACTTCAGTGATTAGGACAAAGGTAATAATGATAAGCTCCCAACTTGGACTTGACACAAGAAAATATTTCTTTTAGTTAGCAATATGATTGTTGGTTGTTATTCATGAAGGACCTATATTATTTTCCCTCAAATTTCAGATTTACTCAAGATTACTATTTTAGTGCCATATTATGACTTGGACTATTGTGAATGTTTGACATGGAGCAGATCTTTattggaaaatgaaaaaataaaataaattagacAATATTGATAATAGTTATTattgcaaaataaaataactaaattATTTTCATAACTATTACTTTTCAATGTTTTGAGCGATACATATGTATTAAAGATAAATTGAGAATAATAAGTAAACAGTTCTAAAAAGGATGTATATGATAATTAAAGAGAAAGTAGATAAATtaatggcatatcataatcatcgTTGAATTATATGAAATTAAACTTCACCTTTTATCAAATTTATatcaataatatatttttataacaaaacaagataaaatccataaaaatatttgttgTTCATTGAAAACAAAAatctaataaaaaattattgttgttcaatttatcataaaataataataatgtcaTAACATTTTATCTCAAATTGAGATATTATCCAATAGGCCCCTTCATCAACTTGACATCAAAAATAGATTTGTCAACAGTAATCTTTTACAGGGAGACTCCAGAACAAAAACATGGATGATCTCAAATAGTTCCTTGGTCTAGAGGTTGGTAAATTTATATTTCACAACGAAGGATATCCTTGATTTGCTTGAAGAATCTAACATGCTAGAGATTAAATCAATAGATACTCACATGGAAGCTAATATCAAATACCAAGACAAGGGAGTcattgactaaccatgtgaaataAAAAATACTAATAGGAAGACAGGTTATTTTACAAACATCAAATCTGGCATCTCTTTTGTTTTTAGTGTGATATGTTAGTTTATAAAAATCCATATGAAGACAATTGGATATACTACAAAAAAAAGTGCACCAAGAAAAGGTATTTTACTTCACAACAGAAAGAAGAGGTATTTTACTTCACAACAGGAAGAATAGGTATTTTACACCAGATGCCTAATTATGGGATGACATGACTTAGAGATACCTTTATGTTGAAAACACCCCTTTAGGATGATATGGGTTTTCCACCCTACATTTCTATAATAACAAGTTGTGTTGAGCTAGAAGTGACACTTGATGTTTGGTTGTGTCTTACATGGCTATAACAATGTCTGGACTTGGTTTATATATTTGGCACTTGTATCTACTTTTCTCATTTAAACTGTTGcctttccttttcattttcactATTTGTCAGGCTCCATTTTAAGATTTCCTGAGAACCTTTTCTTATGTTTGCCTCTAGATCAATCAAAATCAGGTGGTAGGAGTGTCAAGCCAACTTGTTAGGTACGTTGTTATTCTTGTTGCATGCCTAACATTGTATCAACAAGAATTGGAATTTTTTGtggattattatttatttttttgcattTACTTTTATGTCTATGACACTTGGTGTACTTTGTTTCATGCATTATACTTTATGTCTAGTTAGATTATGTTCGATTACTTCAATTCTAAAAGTATCCTTGATCCTATTTATACTTCTTAGTAAGTAATGCTCTTGTGTTCTAAAAGTATCCTTGAAGCTACCATCTATTGCTCAACACAggtgttatttaaaaaaaaaaaaactcaatatcTTTCAGTGATTGAAcaaaaaaaatcagaaattgTTTTTAAAGATTCGAAAAAAGACATGAGTTTTAGTTCatttaaaaatcaaatcaaacaaGCATAAAAGTTATCTAGTTTTTTCTCTATTAATTGTTGATTGGGTTCCCTCAAAATTAATCATTTCATAACAATATTCTTAACTGATTTGATTTtcctaaagaataaagaaaactaattttaaaaattataattgtatgttattgattataaataaGTTAATCTATAGAATTATTGAGAATTACTTTTTGAAAATAACAAGtctaaaagtataaaagaaacatcccactattttaaaaaaacattattttattgtatttcttttaaaactattagtttcttttaattagacaaaatttcaaaaatattattttttacaaatgaaaaatgagaaaaaaaatattactgaTTCTAAAAGAAATGAAATATAAAAACAAATGCTGAGAGAATATTTTCAATagcaaaaaatattattttataaatgAGATACTGAGAAGTATTGAGATTAGAAATCTCTAAATCCCCTTCATTTTCCTAATATTTTTATCTCCAGCAtgcaaacaaaaattagaatcatgaggaaattaataacatatagcAAGGTCAATATAAAGTGTCACATATAAATAAatgttttcacaaaaaaaaattaacattcaaATAGAACCAACAAAAAAGAGTAAAAAGTGCAAACCTTTCTCTCCTATGTAGCCAAGGTGTCGTTTCCCTTTCTTTGTTGATTTACCAATCCTACAAATGGAATCAATGTTCGATGGAGAGAAACCTATCTCATTGTTGAATAGGAGCAGTGTTGTTTTGGCTCCGGTCATCGTGATATCCTTTGAAGTAATCAGAAACTCAAGGGATGGAGTGACTCCCTCTGCATACTTGTTGTCCTCTGCATTCTGTCGAATgtaaattgataaattaaatacgATTGAAAACGGTTAGCAGAGATGGCAACCCATATACAGCACAAACTACGACCTAGAATCCGGAAAGAATTAGTCGAAACAACAGTGCCTTCAAGCAGTCAGGCGGTGGAACCACTACGCACCTGAATAAGCTCCATGAGGAAGTGGACGTCCTTGGAATAAAGCTCTTCGGAGAGGTAGAGGACGGCCTGATGGATGTCCTCGGCCAGGGGATTCTTGTCATCTCGCCCAATGTAGTACCTCTCTCTCCGTATCCACTCGACGTGCTCGCGAGGGGTGGAGTAAGCAGCAGCAGCGGCGGCCATAAGAGCAAGAGCAAAGGCGAGTGCAACAGCCGCGGCGCATCCAGAGGAAGGAGCAGAAGAGTCGAGGAGGTTTTAAAGGAAGTAACTTCGGAATTTTTCAAATACGCGCCCAGATTTCTGAATTTCTCAGGGTGCACTTAATTCCAATATTACCCCTCTTGTCAACCGCTATAACACTACCCCATCTTCCCAAAGCATTTGAGCCAGAAgagcggaaactaaaattaaaaataaattttgggaGTTAAAAAGTTTTTATCGTTTAATACAATTTATCAGTGCATATCATCCGAAAATCAGATAGAAAACCGTGAATAAAATAATGATATATGTAGTTAAAATTAtaacatatattaaaaaataatcgtATCCAACCTTTTTAACTCATACAAATatatcatatttaaaaaaaaatgacacatatatatatatatatatatatatatatatatatatatatatttttaattataaaaattatattatataaatCAAAAGATTTTGTTCTCTTTCCATGCCCTAAATTTATTTTATCTCTCCACTGGCAACTCCCTTAGATAAAATCTAAAGCATTAGAGCTTTGAAGATTTTTTGAGACGCGATAGCTAAGACATGAAATATTATCTTATAAAATTGTAAGATTGAAACTCGATACGCTGAGCGCATGTCCTTCTTCGTGTGTTGACATAAAGCATTAGGGACTCGTGCTCAACCACTATAATACAGCAAGGCGATAGCAAAAGATGGTCAAAAATAAGATCTTGATAAAAGAAATTTTCGACTTTTTATTACAAAAGATGGTCATGTTTTCTTATTTATCTAGAAataccttaattttaaaattataaaaaagaacattaaaaataatattattttcttccTATTCCTTTTGTCAATTTTCTAAATTCCTTCTCTCCCATCTTTGTTAATACATCTGCTCTCCGGGATTAAAAAGAATATAATATTTTCTCATATAATCCTATATTAAGCTCATGATTAATCTAATATTTTCTCATATCATATTTTTTGGGGCATATAGTCCAATATCAAATCTAGTGTAggtctgatatttttcatatctgACTAGCATCGGTCTGATATTTTCTCATATCAGGTCCATCAGGAGATGGATTGGAAAATAACATCTAACGAAAAGGAATTTAGGAGTTTAACGGGAGAAATAGGAAGaaaataatactattttttttttttttgataattttagaaTTAGGGTGCTTATTCTTTTGATAAATAAAGAAACTTGATCGTTTCTTTAGGTTTTTCTATAAAAAAAACGAAGAAAATTAGGAGGAGACAGGTGTTGGAATAACTGAAATTGTTCATCCTTCGAATAAGTCATTTTATTGAAACGGAAGCacatagaaaaaaattaattaattattttctttattgACAATTGTCCTAATAAATATAAAAGGACATAGATAATATATGGAAAATATAGTACTAATAAATATAATATACAATCTCAATAAATATAAAAGGATCCGTAATGTTGTATTTGTCTTAATTATATTTGTCACATTtaaatatgaaattttaaaagtatgagAATCTGAGTCCTATAAAAGGTGTAAAGATGGTCTACTAAGTACTTTCTCGGTTTTATAGAAGCTTTTGTATTCTCATATATGCTTTACTGATTGTACAAAGCATTAGATGGGTCTTTAGTCTAATTTACATAAAGATCGAGGCTCTCATCAAATGATTTCGTGATAAAGTTACACTGGACAAACTAAGAGACTCCTTCGAGTTGATAATTGTGTTTAAGTTTGTTGAGAATGCTTATGAGTCGATAGCCACATTGTTTAAATTTGTATGAACTACAAATTTGTTGAGCATACTTATGAGTAACTTTATTCATGTCAAGATTATtgatgataattttatttttctttttaggtttcttgatttttttttactctAGACTATATGATGGGAAATTAGTTTAGAAAATAGATATttctaagattatttttattacaTTAGTACAATTGCACATGACAAAAGACGATTCGCTTGCTCTCGTCAACTTGTTTCTAgatcaacacagaggaggtaaattatAGATTACTACTAATCATTAATGTATGTGGTCAAGACATGAGGGAAAATATGCTCGAATGCACCGAATTTCAATTTCAAGACCTCATATGATAACACCATATATCTTAACCATAACATTGTCCTGAGAAAACTATATTAGTACAATTGCATGATAATAAAGACCTTAAATCATCCTAAAccattttatttaataaaataaataaaaatttgtagGCTAGATTTGTTAGTGTAGTAtaacaattaatattaatttcttaATCATCAAACAATAAAATTGTGTGATGCCTATTTTGGATAAGGTATTCTATACATAAATCAAACTTAATAAGACAAATATACCAAATCAAttcaataaatgaataaatagtttaGTAATTATAACTAGCCAAAATTAGTCATCATAATCATAGAGTTTTGATTATCATGAGGATAATATCAATTTCTCTcatctaaaaaaaatagattcgTTATTTTAACGGTCCCCTATTTCTCTCGCCTAAAGATATAATGATCCTGCATTTAAGTCACTTTTCAATTGATTATTTGTGTTGTAAGATAGATTTAAACTTCAACATTTCTCACAAAATTCTCTTGATTAGTGCAATTAATTACCACTTGGATCAGATCGATTTAAGGCATAGgctattaaattttaatattatcatGGAATATTAATTAATGAACCCTATGTCATGCTGATGGTGATTCTACTTCTCATTTacataaaatatttatctttatttccTCAATAATTATATTCcctaattttatattaaaattattattccgCTTCCCATTTACACCTCACACTTTTCTCATTAATTACATTCCctaatttaatataaattttattccaCGTACATACAATTCATTTCTTAatgtatgtatttatttattattgttattttgtattttgtAATTAGGGAGATCATTTAATTATATGTCTTATAAAATTTAATCTAACACTTTCTTTTTAATATctctaaaaaaaatcttaattgtcATTGCTCTTGTAGTTTTTCTCACTCTCATTGGTACTTAATACCATTTTTTTTCCTCATTAGTGATTctagtcagtctcttctttagctcttggaaactttgctcacatttgtctgaccattcaaacttcttgttcttcctggttaaggccgttagtggagaagctatcttggaaaagtactccacgaatttcctgtggtatccagctaaaccaagaaagcttctgatctccctggcatccttgggtctcttccagttgttgaccgcttctattttagctggatctacttgaatacctttttttagaaattatgtgacctagaaacgctacctactctaaccagaactcacattttgagaatttagcatacaactgcttttgctgaagggtctgcaaaactattctcaagtgcgtgtcatgcacatctggggttctggaatagactagaatgtcgtcgatgaacacgatgacaaatttgttaagatattctctgaacactctgttcattaagtccatgaagaccgctggtgcattagtcacaccaaaaggcatgactacaaatttgtagtgtccatatctggtcctggaaactgttctgggtgtatcattttctttcacttccaactgatggtacccagaacgCAGGTTTATTTTAGataacactgttgccctctttagctgatcaaatagatcatctgtTCTGgtaagagggtacttgtccttaaccgtTATTTCGCTCAGTGCTCTAAAACCTATGCACATCCACATAGACCGTCTTTTTTCTTatcgaacaacactggagctccccggggtgaatgactagggcggatgaaacccttgtcaagtagttcctgaaattgttcttgtaactcttttagctctgctagagaaatttgataCGGAACTTTTGAAATTGGCTGGTGTCagaaaccaattcaatttcagattctacttctctgttgggagatagtccaggtagctcttctagaaatacctctggatattcacagactacccgaacgtcttcctgcttgggtctttcttgttatcattgtccttctaattctaattacttaactaggGTTTCTGACTCCCTACTGTCTTATCCTCTATCTTGCCaagaaaaagacttgatatcttctctatcctttctaaacatacttatgtatatgaatataagagaaacaaaacttctatcttactaaagtgcATATAaccaaatactctatactgcaaataataaagaaagcataaaaggaaaaaaccttaaatactttcttacttgaaaacggcaaagatggtgctgatgtgtgatgctggagaatggggactgctctgataccaactgtaacgaccacccttcttactactactacactctaaggatgaccgttacttaactactaactctatttaaccggtgtgatcgaaaccacgaggaatccctatcgaaaaattttggcagagtctcccctgtaccagtgaccataaactggaatacaaacataatatacatcagtcacagatggttggaacatataacaaattctcacgcagtttaataaaggccaaacaccaaaataactacttattaaacaagATTCATCTCAGTATGCAATCTAAGACAAAGATGAACTCAAATGATATGAAGTATAAAacacaatctcaaatgacatgaactaaagtacaactcaattgtTTATCAaccactaaaatgcggaaacttaataatatcccaagtctcttccatagtcctggcatcacacatcctcgaacacctccttgtcgcattcctttatctgcagtaagaggaaatgcaaactataagcaaaatgctaacataaagaaaactaaaacttactgaattctaaacacttccTGAAACTTATTTCgtttgcttaaaaacttattcttttatttcacttgtttaaaacttatactttaatatttttatacttatgtgaaacttattttacatgttcaaaagcttatacttataatacttcaaaatagtaatcaacttctcttgggtctaggcgtagtaccatcttatgcgcgttccctaataggttggggtagtgagccaccaatcgtaaaagagcagacctcgacCTACCAAAGCCAAGACCTTAGAATTGGActtctggatttgtttaacgacaacctcaaaAGTCGGGCATTTTCTACTTTTTTTGTTGGTGATTATCAGACGAcgtccttctccttcttttccaataATATTTCTTTCTGGTTTAAGTTTTTCTTCCACaataagaaaatgaattaaagatttttttttttcatacaacTCAAAGGAGAATGCttaaaaaaatcagaaaaataaattttaagttcgacaatgtttttaaaaaaataaataatttagtaatttatcaattaaaaaaatattatcaaaactttgaatataaaaataattaatattttatatttttaaaagttagaaaactaaattttatatgaaactatattttttaaaattaatattttatttatttaaaaaattaaataaattcgcCATTGTATCCCAAGTCCGGATGAAAAAACGTAtgtggaatttttttaaaaaaaaatattaaaggacTTTAAAGAGAAACTTTTGCCTAATGCCTCTAGAAAACTACCTTAATTAGGATAAATAACTAATGACTAGTGTCATCGTGCACACGCATTgctgcgtgtgtaatataataatatatataaattatttgggtatTTGAATAACGGATTTCtctatgtaaaaaattattttaatttaatattatacttgtcttagtaaaaaaactaagaaaagtatattttttaatatcgtcagcctaaaatatttatagaagtttttttttatcatagtATTGTTAAttctaagatatgggactaaagagaattatattttttttatataaaacaaccagagaaaattaatgatgagaaaaattcataataatacgctgtagctgagtctcgaactctagatcactgattatttcacttgtggaattactaataaatcttggaagtatttttagtgtaaataaaaaaaggacattaacgtaaatgcattttaggcttcaccaaaattagttaaccaaaattagttagtaaaggggggggtgagatttttaataaaatagtaagatagtaaGATATATGTGACCTTTAAAtaataaagaatttaaaat from Zingiber officinale cultivar Zhangliang chromosome 5B, Zo_v1.1, whole genome shotgun sequence encodes the following:
- the LOC121987073 gene encoding uncharacterized protein LOC121987073 gives rise to the protein MAAAAAAYSTPREHVEWIRRERYYIGRDDKNPLAEDIHQAVLYLSEELYSKDVHFLMELIQNAEDNKYAEGVTPSLEFLITSKDITMTGAKTTLLLFNNEIGFSPSNIDSICRIGKSTKKGKRHLGYIGEKGIGFKSVFLISSKPYIFSNGYQICFNEEPSPDCNLGYIVPEWVDQNPSLSDLQNLYGPSESLPTTIIILPLKIEKESAVKQQLSNLQPEVLLFLSKIRQLSVRRDNDDSACNTGCKISISGEDTCQKRRNFNAESYPLHLTAQEGDKGDEEQCCYYMWKQRFPVKRECISKKRAEVDEWVITLAFPFGKRLNRGMRKSGVYSFLPIEMETGFPFIIQADFLLVSSRESIQLNSPWNEGILNCVPSAFTNAFTTLIKGAHEAPSFSIPFLFNFIPVEESHIKLLDRVRQSIKEKIITKRIIPCELNNSQKMFCKPSEIKRLVHAFWRVLIKAQKSGVDILNLHSHGSHIVNAYLDNDEYNNVLRFLGVGYVDLAWYASVIRGFNLAKGMPDDIYVELLHFIALKWNSCFKDLPLLRFIDATGNISLLSVSQAAEGNKKLCIANNDEIITWLINWNREFISVSKLYFMPQTTQLSLRMAKSSVMNWLKDSVKLQSLSLSDYGSIVIKSLTRSKHVIAFTHFLYHSHKCNYAKEWCINTLVSCLPIVDEYGKVILEKTEVLVPASMGKWIMLMGSNPWRAEKYFVLSSEYLATANFAGNVTCEGQILKFLQQHEKASDVPQVYPPNAAFKTVYSPLTKDNAFLLLEWIRNIRSRGTNCKLQIFFSSIKTGSWLKTSIGYSPPSESFLPSSGWGRLLQVASTLVDIPLILKDFYGEKITEYTEELKEIGVRFDFMDASEYIGSHIRTATADSALTRAKVFSLLNLVRYLGEVSLSPDYLIQSTKTARWLKTSVGFRLASESILLLDSEWTLASHVSNLPFIDTSFYGEQIADYKIELQLFGVLVGFNKNYQIVVDNFEMPSSYASADAAIFILDCIRNACIPDDLFIKLSQTEWLKTQLGYQNPGESFLAVLEWECLLQVVSGIPVIDEAMYDGRIRSYQEELKKVGVAVTIDDFLEAIAFRLNHLLEGRSITNKNVLALLSCYRQFVKKEITLTHDLFPFSLGKEWLYTNHGFRSPKASILFSPEWEPISTITNLPFIDGNSAFYGYSNKINDFKNELKALGVVVDFKEGAKLVIDSINLPRDPSIINPVSIISLLQCILNLKENAESLPMEFKQRMKSRWIKTVLGYRSPEESILFDPKWSLPRKDGPFIDDIFYGSELTSYKRVLKEIGVSVNATQACMLLALHIKCHSDIITISRVYLFLNEHKWKADDEAAEWIWIPSGGGQWVSSSSCILHDKVDLFGSQLFILDKYYDTKILEFFSRVFKVRVGPCLDDYCKLWSSWEVSAHHLTVQQCSFFWVFIANHWDSNTEKILLGSISKLPVNRNDEVILSNKEDVFIPDDLLLNELFGMVSETIFVWYPQVTSPALSRANMNKIYSSIGVQSISEAVEKDESFRTTGASVRKVNQKFLIWNNGLLRIVLAFLSDTSLDIIANERHRLVKYLLDLEVLEIDAPVTVSYKLTLSSGTILNSKATRLFRWEKDKAKLFLQRDEGGTKRKRDGGMKRKRHNIEYATNFADVIAKGLLSEMPDQIDSLAQLICFGCLLDFEEYAVNYLLKSKNLQLFPEDEEFLSSISSKKNVRKVEAGKTTIVLD